A section of the Chiloscyllium plagiosum isolate BGI_BamShark_2017 chromosome 4, ASM401019v2, whole genome shotgun sequence genome encodes:
- the mrpl53 gene encoding 39S ribosomal protein L53, mitochondrial, with translation MAAGRGSVILKTVKEIIVQFCPFESNVRGAREFLAAIGTEKARLTNSNCRIVADVKHDETEPVISITFNDGERLIMKAANLTSREMLSFFDERCFAKDPQAHEKASKKSH, from the exons ATGGCGGCGGGTAGGGGGAGCGTCATCTTGAAAACAGTGAAAGAAATTATCGTGCAGTTCTGTCCCTTCGAGTCTAATGTCCGTGGCGCCAG GGAATTTCTTGCTGCAATAGGAACAGAAAAGGCACGTCTAACAAACTCCAATTGCCGGATTGTAGCCGATGTAAAGCATGATGAGACAGAACCTGTTATATCAATCACATTCA atgatgGGGAAAGATTGATCATGAAAGCAGCAAACTTGACAAGCAGGGAGATGCTGTCATTTTTTGATGAGAGGTGCTTTGCAAAGGACCCTCAGGCACATGAGAAGGCATCAAAAAAAAGCCACTAA